GATCCCGACGACGCTGGACAGGACGACGCTGCGCCGGCTGGCCGTCGGCGACGGCGTGAACCTGGAGATGGACATCATCTCGAAGCAGGTTGTGTTCTGGCTGAAGGCCCGCGAGAGCCGAAGATAACCGGCCGTGACTGTGCCCGCGTCGCCAATCTCGTCCCGCGTGTCGGCGTCGCCGACCAGTGCGCAGCCCGCAGGTGGCGGCGGGGGCGGGGGCGGGGGTGGGGGGGGGCGACGCGTGCTGGGGATTGATCCCGGGCTGCGCTTGACGGGGTACGCGGTGCTGGAGATTCCGCGCGGCGGGGGTGCTGGTGCGGGTGGGGGGTCGCGGCGTGGGCGGGCGGGTGGGGGTGCCGGGGCCGAGGCGACGCTGGTTGAGGCGGGCGTGATTCGCCTGGTGCAAGGCCGCTCGGTGGCGCGGCGGCTGGTCGAACTGGACGCCGACCTCCGCGACATCATCGAGCGGACCGCGCCGCATGTCGGCGCGGTGGAGAAGTTGTACGCGCATTACAAGCACCCGCTGACGGGCGTGATCATGGGGCACGCGCGCGGCGTGGTGCTGCTGAACATTCAGCGGGCCGGGATGGACGTGGTCGAACTGGGGGCGACGGAAGTGAAGAAATCGCTCACGGGCAACGGGCACGCGAGCAAGGCGCAAATGCAGTCGGCCGTGCAGGCGCAGTTGGGCATGGCCGCCCCGCCCAGCCCGCCGGACATTGCGGATGCGATTGCCATTGCGCTGTGCTGCCTGCGGCGGCTGGGGTGAAGCGGTGTCCGGGATTTCCTGACTTTTTCCGGCGCCGGCGCGGATTCATGAGATCTTGACACAATCGCGCGGGTGTCTTCGGCGTTGTGTGGTATGTTCCTCTTGGGAAGAGGCTGGTCGACGCCAAGAGAGGATCGACCATGCTGTCGCGATTGTCACGTGTTGCACTTGCCGGAATCGTGCTGGCGGCCTGCGGGTCTGCCGCATTTGCCCAACCCACCAACGTCCGCGCCTGGTACGCCCAGGGGCAGGTGTTCGTCGTCTGGGAGCGTCCGGCCCCGCCGGCGAACTCGACCGACACGGTCGAGATCTACGCCTCGCCCGCGGCCCAGGTGAACGTCGCCAACATGGACCGGGTCGGGCGGCTGTTCTTCCCCGAGTACACCGGGGCTCGGCTGCAGCAGCTCAACCCGGCGGCCCGCTTGCAGGTGCCGACGCCCGCGGGCGGAACGTACCGGCTAGCCGCGAATGAGGGCGTGTTCGCCTACACGCCGCGGGCCGCGGGCAACCTGTTCTTCGCGGTGGTGGACACCGGCGGGGCGGTTGTTGCGGCGGCCAACAGCGCGTCGGCCGCGTTCAACTATGACCCGGTGAACGACCCGGTGCGTCCGCACCCGCAGTTCAACGGGTTCACGCCCGGCGGACAGCCGTACACCGCGCTGGTCGTCTTCGCCGAGGGGCGCGACGACTACGACAACGCGCGGCCGGACATTCCCGTCCTCGGCGACGCCGACAAGAACGGCGTGCCGCACGTGTTCACGATCACCGAGCCCGTCGGCGGCGTCGGGGCGGGGCTGATCCCGTGCGTGCTGGCGCACCACGGCG
The DNA window shown above is from Planctomycetota bacterium and carries:
- a CDS encoding crossover junction endodeoxyribonuclease RuvC, which codes for MLGIDPGLRLTGYAVLEIPRGGGAGAGGGSRRGRAGGGAGAEATLVEAGVIRLVQGRSVARRLVELDADLRDIIERTAPHVGAVEKLYAHYKHPLTGVIMGHARGVVLLNIQRAGMDVVELGATEVKKSLTGNGHASKAQMQSAVQAQLGMAAPPSPPDIADAIAIALCCLRRLG
- a CDS encoding prolyl oligopeptidase family serine peptidase — its product is MLSRLSRVALAGIVLAACGSAAFAQPTNVRAWYAQGQVFVVWERPAPPANSTDTVEIYASPAAQVNVANMDRVGRLFFPEYTGARLQQLNPAARLQVPTPAGGTYRLAANEGVFAYTPRAAGNLFFAVVDTGGAVVAAANSASAAFNYDPVNDPVRPHPQFNGFTPGGQPYTALVVFAEGRDDYDNARPDIPVLGDADKNGVPHVFTITEPVGGVGAGLIPCVLAHHGGGGEYELFRPGIPARSNVSLGLTTGIVVTPDDSYYAIVGNALNRSNTSWFGYTPQADPFFVGMRTNPPAGSIVVNFTSRRVHWIIDWLLRPTSPYTIDPSRIAMIGHSGGGRGTSHLVRQRPERFAAAAVYTPASDLTIPPAAAGGGMEENFLRGDWVTPLDTNLLKTDGTPFDTVEVFTMTTRLSSTE